The following coding sequences lie in one Porphyromonas asaccharolytica DSM 20707 genomic window:
- a CDS encoding PG0541 family transporter-associated protein yields the protein MNRQKAIFIVYNSALHGLVLRTLEQHNSKGYTEWSEVYGRGSATGEPHLGSHAWPTTNGAMMVITNAERAERLLAALHQIDQDNPKQGLRAFAWEVTDMI from the coding sequence ATGAATAGACAAAAGGCAATCTTCATCGTCTACAACAGCGCCCTGCATGGGCTCGTCCTGCGCACCCTCGAGCAGCACAATTCCAAGGGCTATACCGAGTGGAGCGAAGTTTACGGACGTGGCTCCGCGACGGGCGAACCGCATCTCGGTAGCCACGCCTGGCCAACGACCAATGGCGCTATGATGGTTATCACGAATGCTGAGCGAGCCGAGCGACTCCTTGCAGCACTGCATCAGATCGACCAAGACAATCCGAAGCAAGGGCTGAGAGCTTTCGCCTGGGAGGTCACCGATATGATCTAA
- the metK gene encoding methionine adenosyltransferase — protein sequence MNYFFTSESVSEGHPDKVADQISDAILDQLLAGDPNSRVACETLVTTGQVIVSGEVRSNAYVDLDATVRRVVDRIGYNKPEYGFDARSCGILSAIHDQSNDINRGVDRGNPEEQGAGDQGMMFGYATTETANYMPLPLDLSNALLFELAEIRKKEPELMPYLRPDAKSQVTVEYDEQNHPVRIDTIVLSTQHDEFIKPADSSYEAQHAADLKMQEQITEDIRRYLLPRVEKYYPQYANLFEVQEYRLLVNPTGKFVIGGPHGDTGLTGRKIIVDTYGGRASHGGGAFSGKDCSKVDRSGAYAARHIAKNMVAAGVCSEMLVQLSYAIGVAEPVSIYVRTSGKTIDMSDGEIAQHVLRIFDLRPYAIEQRFDLRKPIYEETAAYGHFGRDVRWVKKSFETFHRGTIEMEVELFPWEKLDYVERIRQEFGL from the coding sequence ATGAATTACTTCTTTACATCCGAGTCGGTGTCTGAAGGACATCCAGATAAAGTGGCAGACCAAATATCCGATGCCATCCTAGACCAGCTACTGGCTGGTGATCCTAATTCGCGCGTCGCCTGTGAGACGCTTGTCACTACGGGACAGGTGATCGTGTCGGGCGAGGTGCGCAGCAATGCGTATGTCGATCTAGATGCGACCGTGAGACGTGTGGTAGATCGTATCGGGTACAACAAGCCTGAGTATGGCTTTGACGCTCGTAGCTGTGGCATACTGAGCGCTATCCATGATCAGAGTAACGATATCAACCGTGGTGTGGATCGCGGCAACCCTGAGGAGCAGGGAGCTGGCGACCAGGGGATGATGTTTGGCTATGCAACGACAGAAACGGCCAACTATATGCCTCTGCCCCTAGACCTCTCCAATGCGCTTCTCTTCGAGCTTGCAGAGATACGCAAGAAGGAGCCTGAGCTGATGCCTTACCTACGACCTGATGCTAAGAGTCAGGTGACGGTAGAGTATGATGAGCAAAATCACCCCGTGCGTATCGATACGATTGTCTTGAGCACGCAGCACGATGAGTTCATCAAGCCTGCCGATAGCTCTTACGAGGCGCAGCATGCTGCCGACCTTAAGATGCAGGAGCAAATCACAGAGGATATACGCCGCTACCTGCTCCCTCGTGTGGAGAAGTACTACCCGCAGTACGCCAACCTCTTTGAGGTGCAGGAGTATCGACTGCTGGTCAACCCCACGGGTAAGTTTGTCATCGGTGGCCCTCACGGAGATACGGGACTCACAGGACGTAAGATCATCGTGGATACTTACGGTGGGCGCGCTTCCCATGGTGGTGGAGCCTTCTCGGGCAAGGACTGCTCTAAGGTAGACCGCTCTGGTGCTTATGCCGCACGTCACATCGCCAAAAACATGGTCGCTGCAGGCGTTTGCTCAGAGATGCTGGTACAGCTCTCATATGCTATCGGTGTCGCAGAGCCTGTGAGTATCTACGTCCGTACCTCGGGCAAGACCATAGACATGAGCGATGGCGAGATAGCGCAGCACGTCTTGCGCATCTTTGACTTGAGACCCTATGCTATCGAGCAGCGCTTTGATCTGCGCAAGCCAATCTATGAGGAGACCGCAGCTTATGGTCACTTCGGACGTGATGTGCGTTGGGTCAAGAAGAGCTTTGAGACTTTTCACAGAGGTACCATAGAGATGGAGGTCGAGCTATTCCCCTGGGAGAAGCTGGACTATGTGGAGCGGATAAGGCAAGAGTTTGGACTATGA
- a CDS encoding transcriptional repressor — protein MSRLSESLKAKERLLLQNYIEEQGLNRSRTREAILELIGEQMGIFSPEDLIALAKEREMAIGETTIYTCVDLFVKIGILLPLPMGLAGSLVRKSLCHSKALLLCRHCGSALLYRSTAALTELQTVTPPRYSDVTPLLLYWGVCPQCYRIGRR, from the coding sequence ATGTCTCGTCTCTCAGAGAGTCTCAAGGCTAAGGAGCGCCTCTTGCTACAAAACTATATCGAGGAGCAGGGGCTGAATCGTAGCCGCACACGCGAAGCTATCCTAGAGTTGATAGGGGAGCAGATGGGGATCTTCTCGCCAGAGGATCTGATAGCTCTCGCTAAGGAGCGCGAGATGGCTATCGGAGAGACGACGATCTATACTTGCGTAGACCTTTTTGTCAAGATTGGGATCCTGTTGCCTCTGCCAATGGGGCTAGCAGGATCATTGGTGCGGAAGTCACTGTGTCATAGCAAGGCTTTGCTGCTTTGCCGGCACTGTGGCTCTGCATTGCTTTATCGTAGTACTGCGGCACTGACGGAGCTACAGACGGTCACACCTCCTCGCTATAGTGATGTCACGCCGTTACTGCTCTACTGGGGAGTATGTCCTCAGTGCTACCGTATTGGAAGACGGTAG
- the mutY gene encoding A/G-specific adenine glycosylase, producing MSTLLNKLHCWYQENHRKLPWRDIHDPYRIWLSEVILQQTRIDQGTSYYLRFVEHYPTVSDLAAAPLDEVLKLWEGLGYYSRARNLHRAAQIIVQDLGGTFPTDYKSVRALPGIGDYTAGAVLSFAYDQPYPAVDGNVLRVLSRLYASEEPIDTTQGKKYYTALAKQLVEKAPHPGLHNQAMIELGALICTPQLCDCTRCPIRSECPSADSPERAGLPRKALKLSVQPRHLGYLFVLKGGPDHWQTILYQRPTGDIWAKLYQPTLLYDQPAAPQEELLLQSLPALPAALEQCQLHPFRRYKHRLTHRQLYIDCYYTIIPHSRALSLPDGGTWVPLYDESEWLALPITLKEALQQLTTLIDTM from the coding sequence TTGAGTACACTACTCAACAAGCTACACTGCTGGTACCAAGAGAATCATCGTAAGCTACCCTGGCGAGACATACACGATCCCTATCGTATATGGCTCAGTGAGGTGATCCTACAGCAGACACGGATAGATCAGGGGACGAGCTACTACTTACGATTTGTCGAGCACTACCCCACCGTCTCAGACCTCGCCGCAGCACCTCTTGACGAGGTTCTTAAGCTCTGGGAGGGTCTGGGCTACTATAGCCGTGCACGCAATCTGCATCGTGCGGCTCAGATTATCGTTCAGGATCTGGGAGGCACCTTCCCGACAGACTATAAGTCAGTGCGCGCTCTCCCAGGTATTGGAGACTACACAGCTGGAGCCGTCCTCTCCTTTGCCTATGATCAGCCATACCCCGCCGTCGATGGCAATGTGCTCCGTGTCCTGAGTAGGCTCTACGCCTCTGAGGAGCCGATAGACACCACTCAGGGAAAGAAGTACTACACCGCCCTAGCCAAACAATTGGTCGAGAAGGCTCCGCATCCAGGGCTACACAACCAAGCGATGATCGAGCTAGGCGCACTCATCTGCACCCCTCAGCTATGTGACTGCACCCGCTGTCCCATCCGCAGCGAATGCCCCTCTGCCGATAGCCCTGAGCGAGCAGGCTTACCACGCAAAGCGCTCAAGCTCTCCGTCCAGCCCCGACACTTAGGCTACCTCTTTGTACTCAAGGGGGGACCAGACCATTGGCAGACGATACTCTACCAGCGTCCTACGGGCGATATATGGGCCAAGCTCTACCAGCCCACACTACTGTACGACCAGCCTGCAGCTCCGCAAGAGGAGCTACTCCTACAATCACTGCCTGCGCTACCTGCCGCATTAGAGCAATGCCAGCTACACCCCTTCAGACGTTATAAGCATCGACTCACACACCGACAGCTCTACATCGACTGTTACTACACCATAATACCCCACAGTAGAGCCCTATCGCTACCCGATGGTGGCACATGGGTACCACTATACGATGAGAGCGAGTGGCTGGCACTCCCCATCACGCTCAAGGAAGCACTCCAGCAGCTCACCACCCTTATCGACACTATGTAG
- the pfkA gene encoding 6-phosphofructokinase, which translates to MNRIKRIGVLTSGGDAPGMNAAIRAVARASLYHGISVCGIIKGYTGLIENNIIELTVENVSNIIQRGGTILKTARSHEFETPEGRARAYQVIQENEIDGLVVIGGDGSLTGARLLANEHNLPIVGIPATIDNDLAGTDLTIGYTTALNTIMDAVDKLRDTASSHERIFFVEVMGRESGFLALNGAIATGSEGALIPEDPTSTESLKKMIESGFRKTKSSSIILVTESGEREGQTLFIADDFKRRYPNFDIRVTILGHLQRGGIPCATDRIMGSRMGAAAVQALLDEQRNVMIGYDNDEIVYVPFVKATKKQKRIDPDLIDLLHMLSI; encoded by the coding sequence ATGAATCGCATCAAACGCATTGGCGTACTCACTTCGGGCGGTGATGCCCCTGGCATGAACGCAGCTATACGGGCCGTCGCTAGAGCCTCTCTGTATCACGGCATCTCCGTATGTGGCATCATAAAGGGCTATACAGGACTTATCGAAAACAATATCATCGAGCTCACCGTCGAGAACGTAAGCAATATCATACAGCGTGGAGGCACTATCCTCAAGACAGCACGAAGCCATGAATTTGAGACTCCCGAAGGTCGTGCTCGTGCCTACCAAGTTATCCAGGAGAATGAGATAGATGGTCTCGTTGTCATCGGAGGTGACGGCTCTCTCACGGGCGCACGACTCCTAGCCAATGAGCACAACCTACCCATTGTAGGCATCCCTGCCACCATTGACAATGACCTCGCAGGCACCGACCTCACGATAGGTTATACGACAGCTCTCAACACCATTATGGATGCTGTCGACAAACTAAGAGACACAGCCTCAAGCCATGAGCGCATCTTCTTTGTTGAGGTGATGGGACGTGAGTCTGGATTCTTGGCACTCAATGGTGCCATTGCTACTGGATCAGAAGGAGCTCTAATCCCCGAAGACCCAACCAGTACCGAGTCCCTCAAGAAGATGATCGAGAGTGGCTTCCGCAAGACCAAGAGTAGTAGCATCATCCTCGTCACTGAGAGCGGTGAACGCGAGGGGCAAACACTCTTCATCGCAGATGACTTCAAGCGTCGCTACCCCAACTTTGACATTCGTGTCACCATCTTAGGGCACCTACAGAGAGGTGGTATACCGTGCGCTACCGACCGCATCATGGGTAGTCGTATGGGCGCCGCTGCCGTACAGGCACTCCTCGATGAGCAGCGCAATGTAATGATCGGCTATGACAACGATGAGATCGTCTACGTCCCATTTGTCAAGGCGACAAAAAAGCAAAAACGCATCGACCCAGACCTCATCGACTTGCTACATATGCTCTCTATCTAA
- the radC gene encoding RadC family protein — protein MKADTPLQPAKLLSKSTTKNTIKQWSEEDRPREKLLRLGARHLSDAELLAIFINSGTEQDTALDLAKRLMTGLNNELGRLLEIDHAYLTGCEPGEKKKRFAGLGDARACTILAAIELGRRLRDTPPPLRTPITCSLDAYRVLRRQLESLDHEELRCLYLDASGRVIKDELVSSGGVSHAVADLRLILAPAITHYASAIILAHNHPTGHLQPSAEDIDLTKRVKQIASVCNIRLNDHLILGRYHASVTSDGERSHFLSFADNGLLASL, from the coding sequence ATGAAAGCAGATACTCCCCTTCAGCCAGCCAAGCTATTGTCCAAAAGCACTACCAAAAACACCATCAAGCAGTGGAGCGAGGAGGATCGCCCTCGGGAGAAGCTCCTCAGACTTGGCGCTCGTCATCTCTCAGATGCTGAGTTACTGGCTATATTCATCAATTCCGGTACTGAACAAGACACCGCTCTAGACTTAGCAAAGAGACTCATGACTGGCCTAAACAACGAACTGGGTCGGCTCCTAGAGATAGATCATGCATACCTCACAGGTTGCGAACCTGGGGAAAAGAAAAAGCGATTTGCAGGACTAGGCGATGCACGCGCCTGTACCATACTGGCAGCCATCGAGCTGGGACGCAGACTACGAGACACACCACCACCTCTGCGCACTCCTATCACTTGTAGCCTAGACGCATACCGCGTTTTAAGACGTCAACTAGAGAGTTTAGACCATGAGGAGCTAAGGTGTCTTTACCTAGATGCTTCAGGGCGGGTCATCAAGGACGAACTAGTCTCCTCAGGAGGGGTCAGCCACGCTGTAGCCGATCTGCGACTCATATTGGCTCCCGCTATCACACACTACGCCTCTGCTATCATCCTAGCACACAATCACCCGACAGGTCACCTACAGCCTAGTGCCGAGGATATAGACCTCACCAAGCGAGTCAAGCAGATAGCCTCTGTCTGCAACATACGTCTCAATGATCACCTCATCCTCGGCCGTTACCACGCCTCGGTAACCTCTGACGGTGAGCGCTCCCACTTCTTGAGCTTTGCAGACAATGGTCTACTCGCATCGCTCTAG
- the miaA gene encoding tRNA (adenosine(37)-N6)-dimethylallyltransferase MiaA, giving the protein MSCCTGKLKEVSPTLIVLTGATGVGKTSFAIALARYLGSDSNPLPILSADSRQIYRGMPIGTATPTEEEQRLAPHYFVATHEITELYSAGRYELEVMELLERLFREQPVVILCGGSMLYIDAICSGIDDIPSVDPEVRAQLHERYQKEGLAGILAELQLVDPLYYDKVDHCNHRRVMHALEVYLSSGAPLSSYHSGEDAERPFRLLTYALTRPREELYQRINQRVEMMIEEGLVDEAKALYPHRHLNALNTVGYKELFAHFDGQYDLTEAVRLIQRNSRHFARKQLTSQRRHHEFAPLDLSTPWEPLLERIQQDLLTPSSLQTN; this is encoded by the coding sequence ATGAGCTGCTGCACAGGCAAACTAAAGGAGGTCTCCCCTACACTGATTGTACTCACAGGAGCTACAGGCGTAGGGAAGACCTCCTTTGCTATAGCACTGGCACGTTATCTAGGCTCCGACTCTAATCCCCTACCTATCCTCTCGGCAGACTCTCGGCAGATATACCGTGGCATGCCGATCGGCACCGCCACCCCAACGGAAGAAGAGCAACGCTTAGCTCCACATTACTTCGTCGCTACCCATGAGATCACCGAGCTGTATAGTGCCGGACGCTATGAGCTAGAGGTGATGGAGCTCCTAGAGCGACTCTTTCGGGAGCAACCAGTCGTCATCCTTTGCGGAGGCTCTATGCTCTACATTGACGCTATCTGTAGTGGCATAGACGACATTCCTTCTGTTGATCCAGAGGTACGAGCGCAGCTTCACGAGCGTTATCAGAAAGAGGGTCTAGCAGGTATCCTAGCAGAGCTACAGCTCGTCGATCCGCTATACTATGATAAGGTAGATCATTGCAACCACCGTCGTGTGATGCATGCCCTAGAGGTGTACCTCAGCAGCGGGGCTCCACTCTCCTCGTACCACTCAGGCGAAGATGCCGAGCGCCCCTTCCGTCTGCTTACCTATGCCCTGACACGACCCCGTGAGGAGCTGTACCAGCGGATCAACCAACGCGTGGAGATGATGATCGAGGAGGGCTTGGTCGATGAGGCTAAGGCGCTCTACCCTCATCGACACCTTAATGCGCTCAACACCGTAGGATACAAAGAGCTCTTCGCACACTTCGATGGGCAGTACGATCTGACAGAGGCTGTACGTCTCATACAGCGCAATAGTCGTCACTTCGCTCGCAAGCAACTCACCTCGCAGCGACGCCATCACGAATTCGCTCCGCTTGACCTATCCACACCCTGGGAGCCCCTCCTAGAGCGTATCCAGCAAGACTTACTCACCCCCAGCTCTCTACAGACTAATTGA
- a CDS encoding IS1096 element passenger TnpR family protein, with amino-acid sequence MIHHYHVSSEVEETFSLDFEIQADATFAQLMDLLIDTLDFDPASIGMFYLCDDRWQNIGQVASSDFFETDAGNQYNIESSRLEDLLDETGARVRYLYDLFEDRYLRLQLVKIHSGSLSTPQIISLEGKKPRQTDPDEFVGGLGGDALSVDTPLGMMDEAFDEELFNADELSSDGFSIVDEE; translated from the coding sequence ATGATACATCACTATCACGTAAGCTCCGAGGTTGAGGAGACCTTCTCTCTAGACTTTGAGATACAGGCTGATGCTACCTTTGCACAGCTTATGGATCTGCTGATCGATACTCTAGACTTCGATCCTGCATCGATTGGTATGTTTTACCTTTGCGATGATCGCTGGCAGAATATAGGACAGGTAGCCTCCAGTGACTTCTTTGAGACTGACGCAGGCAATCAATATAATATAGAGAGCTCTCGTTTAGAGGATCTACTTGACGAGACTGGAGCTCGAGTGCGTTATCTTTATGACCTCTTTGAGGATCGCTATCTACGCCTTCAGCTGGTCAAGATACATAGTGGCTCTCTGTCTACTCCTCAGATCATCTCTCTAGAAGGCAAGAAACCACGACAGACTGACCCAGACGAATTTGTCGGAGGTTTGGGCGGTGACGCACTCTCTGTCGATACTCCCTTAGGAATGATGGACGAAGCCTTCGATGAGGAACTCTTTAATGCGGACGAGCTCTCCAGCGATGGCTTTAGCATCGTAGATGAAGAGTAA
- the folE gene encoding GTP cyclohydrolase I FolE: protein MEEPQQILHTNQNYEVNDFLPETQLERMKDHVKELLTELGEDPTREGLLKTPERVSKALHFLTKGYQEDPLAILRAATFREDYQQMVIVRDIDFYSLCEHHMLPFFGKVHVGYIPNKYITGLSKIPRIVEVFARRLQVQERLTTQIKDCIQQALSPLGVIVVIEAQHMCMQMRGVQKQNSLTTTSDFTGAFKESKTREEFFNLVRKG, encoded by the coding sequence ATGGAAGAGCCCCAGCAGATACTACATACCAATCAAAACTACGAGGTCAACGACTTTCTACCCGAGACACAGCTAGAGCGGATGAAAGATCACGTCAAGGAACTCCTCACAGAGCTAGGCGAAGACCCAACTCGTGAAGGGCTACTCAAGACTCCCGAGCGAGTCTCCAAGGCACTCCACTTCCTCACCAAGGGCTACCAGGAAGATCCCTTAGCGATCCTACGCGCTGCCACATTTAGAGAGGATTATCAGCAGATGGTCATCGTACGGGATATAGACTTTTACTCTCTCTGCGAGCATCACATGCTACCTTTCTTTGGTAAGGTGCATGTAGGCTACATTCCCAACAAGTATATCACGGGACTGAGCAAGATACCTCGCATTGTCGAGGTCTTCGCCCGTCGTCTACAAGTGCAGGAGCGACTGACTACACAGATCAAAGACTGCATCCAGCAGGCACTCTCACCACTAGGCGTCATTGTCGTCATCGAGGCACAGCACATGTGTATGCAGATGCGTGGTGTCCAGAAACAAAACTCGCTCACTACGACGAGTGACTTCACGGGAGCCTTCAAAGAGTCGAAGACTCGTGAGGAGTTTTTCAACCTAGTACGTAAGGGTTAG
- a CDS encoding SPOR domain-containing protein produces MTILSGSLVAQERAQEQDIFTHITTQSSGGQVTITQPNWLRSVVGKSFHTPSGIITGYRIQVYTSNMRGAKQEAYRLASQLRGAAPELSSYVTYSAPFWRLSLGDYASRHEAQQQLNALRASHPRLMREAYIVREKIRVR; encoded by the coding sequence GTGACCATACTCTCTGGCTCGCTTGTGGCTCAGGAGCGCGCTCAAGAGCAGGACATCTTTACCCATATAACCACGCAAAGCAGTGGGGGTCAAGTAACTATCACTCAGCCCAACTGGTTACGATCTGTCGTAGGCAAGTCCTTCCATACCCCAAGTGGCATCATCACGGGGTATCGCATACAGGTCTATACGAGCAATATGCGCGGTGCTAAGCAGGAAGCATATCGCTTAGCTAGCCAGCTAAGGGGAGCAGCACCTGAACTCTCTTCTTACGTCACTTATAGCGCGCCATTTTGGCGTCTATCACTAGGTGACTACGCTTCACGACATGAAGCTCAGCAACAACTCAACGCCCTGCGTGCATCCCATCCACGCTTAATGAGAGAAGCTTACATAGTGCGGGAGAAAATACGAGTGCGTTAA
- the tpiA gene encoding triose-phosphate isomerase — protein sequence MDKRTLIVAGNWKMNMTLDAGLRLITDIKEQVAKLSNPCKVILAPPYIHLGAMKGLLAGSDIEYAAQDCSAHDAGAYTGEVSAEMIRSCGCTYVIIGHSERRAYHKESAELLAQKIDQALAHGLKVIFCVGEQQAEREGNRYFEVVDEQLRGSLGHLSHEQMEQIVIAYEPVWAIGTGLTATPDQAQEMHQHIRQTVASLFDQKLADLTTILYGGSCKASNAESLFSQPDVDGGLIGGAALKADTFLPIITANK from the coding sequence ATGGACAAGAGAACACTCATCGTAGCCGGGAACTGGAAAATGAACATGACCCTGGACGCCGGGCTCCGACTCATCACGGACATCAAAGAGCAGGTGGCAAAGCTCAGCAACCCTTGTAAGGTTATCCTAGCTCCTCCCTACATTCACCTAGGTGCGATGAAGGGACTACTCGCTGGGAGCGACATCGAGTATGCTGCACAGGACTGCTCAGCACACGATGCTGGAGCTTACACAGGTGAGGTATCTGCTGAGATGATACGTTCCTGCGGCTGCACCTACGTCATCATCGGGCACAGTGAGCGTCGGGCTTATCACAAAGAGAGTGCCGAGCTACTAGCCCAAAAGATTGATCAGGCTCTCGCTCATGGTCTGAAGGTCATCTTCTGCGTTGGCGAGCAGCAAGCAGAGCGTGAGGGCAATCGCTACTTCGAGGTGGTCGATGAGCAGCTGCGTGGATCCTTAGGACATCTCTCACACGAGCAGATGGAGCAGATAGTCATAGCTTATGAGCCTGTATGGGCTATCGGCACAGGCTTGACAGCAACGCCAGATCAAGCACAGGAGATGCACCAACATATTCGCCAAACGGTAGCATCGCTCTTTGACCAGAAGCTAGCAGATCTCACCACAATCCTCTACGGAGGTAGCTGTAAGGCTTCGAATGCTGAGTCTCTCTTCTCACAGCCCGACGTCGATGGCGGACTCATCGGAGGAGCTGCCCTCAAAGCCGATACCTTCTTACCTATTATCACAGCAAACAAATGA
- a CDS encoding BT_3928 family protein yields MSRQRVQYILSELSRIILVALLLFSGFVKGVDPMGGAIKIEEYLRVMELGSLSVMAPAFSVALCSFEFLLGGLLLMGLWRKITAWATTIFMGVMTLLTLYLALFNPISDCGCFGDALKLTNWQTFGKNVFFMAITIVYLLTYRRVSHPLRGTTGFVAATILLLGWGIFVGGNLRHLPLIDFRPYKIGASLRELTMIPENAPQEEIEYLFIYEKNGLRETFNMEDLPDSTWTYIDRQERVIKEGYEPPVMDFAIYAGGSSQQATEREVTQTMLLNESPQIWVITPNWETTPIQIGRKLNALYEWAESVGVAMYGISGSSPEERGRWRNKTAAAYPLYFCDGTTIKTMARAQPSVMLISDGVILDKRAVRDLPDKYTNQDYEKLSSLLRQAPHARLHIERWGLLAAWIVFCLVMLIQSIQWEDKSKYSEYQIKTK; encoded by the coding sequence ATGAGCCGTCAACGAGTCCAATATATCCTATCCGAACTCTCTCGCATCATACTAGTGGCTCTGCTACTCTTCTCAGGCTTTGTCAAGGGAGTAGACCCTATGGGAGGTGCTATCAAGATTGAGGAGTACCTCAGAGTGATGGAGCTGGGGAGTTTGAGCGTTATGGCACCAGCATTTTCAGTCGCACTCTGCTCCTTTGAATTTCTCCTCGGTGGTCTCCTCTTAATGGGATTGTGGAGGAAGATTACAGCATGGGCTACCACCATCTTTATGGGTGTAATGACGCTCTTGACACTCTATCTAGCCCTCTTTAACCCTATTAGCGATTGTGGCTGCTTTGGAGATGCACTCAAGCTCACCAATTGGCAGACCTTTGGCAAGAACGTCTTCTTCATGGCGATCACGATAGTTTACCTCCTGACCTATCGCAGGGTGAGTCATCCTTTGCGAGGCACAACGGGCTTTGTGGCAGCTACCATACTACTCTTAGGCTGGGGTATTTTCGTCGGTGGTAACCTAAGGCATCTACCACTTATAGACTTTCGTCCTTACAAGATCGGAGCTTCGCTGCGAGAGTTGACGATGATCCCTGAAAACGCTCCTCAAGAGGAGATCGAGTACCTTTTTATCTATGAGAAGAATGGACTGCGGGAGACATTCAACATGGAGGATCTCCCCGACTCCACATGGACTTACATTGACCGCCAAGAACGAGTCATCAAGGAGGGTTACGAGCCTCCCGTCATGGACTTTGCGATCTATGCGGGGGGAAGCTCACAGCAAGCGACAGAGCGAGAGGTAACCCAGACGATGCTACTCAATGAGAGTCCGCAGATATGGGTTATAACGCCAAACTGGGAGACGACGCCCATACAGATCGGGCGCAAACTCAATGCGCTCTACGAGTGGGCTGAGTCTGTCGGTGTCGCTATGTACGGCATCTCTGGCAGTAGCCCCGAAGAGCGCGGACGCTGGCGCAATAAGACGGCAGCAGCCTACCCCCTTTACTTTTGTGATGGTACAACCATCAAGACCATGGCACGGGCTCAGCCCTCTGTCATGCTTATCTCTGACGGAGTTATATTAGACAAGAGAGCGGTTAGAGACCTGCCTGACAAGTACACAAATCAGGATTACGAAAAGCTCTCCTCACTACTACGACAAGCACCTCACGCTAGACTACACATAGAGCGTTGGGGACTTCTCGCTGCTTGGATCGTATTTTGCCTTGTTATGCTGATCCAAAGCATCCAGTGGGAAGACAAAAGCAAGTACTCAGAATATCAAATCAAGACTAAATAA
- a CDS encoding DUF1599 domain-containing protein has translation MNTEQQYHEVVAECRTLFAQKLHDYGASWRILRPSSLTDQMMIKALRIRSLEIKAEQRVDEDVDNEYIGIVNYGIIGLIQLERTPSDKPDLSSEEALELYDQLIEETYQLMIDKNHDYDEAWRKMRISSITDIILTKIFRTKEIEDLAGKTLVSEGIAANYQDMINYAIFALIKLRFD, from the coding sequence ATGAATACAGAGCAGCAGTACCATGAAGTAGTCGCAGAGTGTAGGACGCTTTTTGCCCAAAAGCTACACGACTATGGAGCTTCGTGGCGCATACTACGTCCTTCATCACTCACAGATCAAATGATGATCAAGGCGCTACGCATACGCTCCCTCGAGATCAAAGCGGAGCAGCGTGTCGATGAGGACGTGGACAACGAGTATATCGGCATCGTCAACTATGGCATCATCGGTCTCATACAGCTAGAACGCACTCCGAGCGACAAGCCCGACCTATCTTCCGAAGAGGCACTTGAGCTGTATGATCAGCTCATCGAGGAGACTTACCAGCTGATGATCGACAAGAACCATGACTACGATGAGGCCTGGCGCAAGATGCGCATTAGTTCGATCACTGACATCATACTGACGAAGATCTTTCGCACCAAGGAGATCGAAGATCTCGCTGGTAAGACCCTTGTGAGCGAAGGCATAGCGGCTAACTATCAGGATATGATAAACTACGCTATCTTTGCACTGATCAAGTTACGCTTTGACTAG